Proteins from a single region of Scleropages formosus chromosome 22, fSclFor1.1, whole genome shotgun sequence:
- the hrh1 gene encoding histamine H1 receptor: METTPENFLIDNYSKDAGENESVTVARTHPNSTVSFGVQINNVLLGLLLGTASLLTVIMNVLVLYAVKKERTLHTVGNLYIVSLSMADLVVGATVMPLNLIYLLEDKWKLGRILCQFWLVMDYVASTASIFSLFILCLDRYRSVRHPLRYLQYRTRGRAILMIAGAWLLSLTWIVPILGWRFFSNVHPKPEAENKCDTDFRFVTWFKVLTAILNFYVPSVLMLWFYTQIYMVVRQHYRQRQCVQKVRNSEKQEVSQNGEISHVNHKFNVTEKKPSSPSHYSNADDLLDQYSLDQPCYSKDTQDDAKADAAWTERKTNRCGYQAALFAVPKRLKRSVRDAEKCSPRSPCSREDDSPETPLKLSSLPLGILQSDGDDVHKMIVSVNECNASSPNSVTGVCEIIRLSDVHEYAAVVCAGDFRHPVASQWPPGTALKLDSASALTLKQSWQKFCTQSKQRIQGLRAYKERKAAKQLGFIIATFMVCWIPYFVTFMVMAFCRTCVHHDLHMFTIWLGYFNSTLNPFIYPLCNDNFKRVFKSILHIQ, encoded by the coding sequence ATGGAGACGACGCCTGAAAATTTCCTAATTGACAATTATTCCAAAGACGCTGGGGAAAATGAGTCTGTCACCGTGGCGAGGACTCATCCGAATTCGACCGTGTCGTTTGGCGTTCAGATAAACAACGTCCTCCTGGGCCTTCTTCTTGGCACGGCTTCGCTGCTGACCGTCATCATGAACGTCCTTGTCCTGTACGCTGTGAAGAAGGAGAGGACGTTGCACACGGTGGGGAACCTGTACATCGTCAGCCTCTCCATGGCCGATCTCGTCGTCGGCGCCACCGTGATGCCCCTCAACCTCATATACCTGCTGGAGGACAAGTGGAAGCTAGGGCGCATTCTCTGTCAGTTCTGGCTTGTCATGGATTACGTCGCCAGCACCGCCTCCATTTTCAGCCTCTTCATCCTGTGCCTGGACCGGTAccgatcggtgcggcatccacTCCGCTACCTGCAGTACCGCACCAGAGGAAGGGCCATCCTTATGATTGCCGGGGCATGGCTGCTCTCCTTAACCTGGATCGTTCCAATCCTGGGATGGCGCTTCTTCTCCAATGTCCACCCAAAGCCAGAGGCGGAAAACAAATGTGACACAGACTTTCGATTTGTCACCTGGTTCAAGGTCCTGACGGCAATCCTGAACTTTTACGTCCCATCCGTGCTGATGCTCTGGTTTTACACGCAGATCTACATGGTGGTGAGACAGCACTACCGCCAAAGGCAGTGCGTCCAAAAAGTGAGAAACTCTGAGAAACAGGAGGTGTCACAAAACGGTGAGATATCGCATGTGAACCACAAGTTTAATGTCACAGAAAAGAAGCCCAGTTCTCCATCTCACTACTCCAATGCTGATGATTTACTGGACCAGTACAGCTTGGATCAGCCGTGCTACTCGAAGGACACACAGGATGACGCCAAAGCGGACGCTGCTTGGACGGAAAGGAAGACAAACAGATGTGGCTACCAGGCAGCGCTGTTCGCTGTCCCGAAACGCCTTAAAAGATCCGTCAGAGACGCTGAGAAATGCTCTCCTCGCTCACCCTGTTCCAGGGAAGATGACAGTCCCGAGACGCCTTTGAAGCTCTCTTCTCTGCCCCTTGGCATTCTGCAGTCAGATGGCGACGACGTCCACAAAATGATCGTGTCTGTAAATGAGTGTAATGCATCATCACCGAACTCCGTGACTGGAGTGTGCGAGATAATACGTTTGTCCGACGTGCACGAGTACGCTGCTGTCGTGTGCGCCGGCGACTTCCGGCACCCGGTAGCCTCACAGTGGCCCCCTGGCACGGCCCTCAAGCTGGACTCGGCCAGCGCGCTCACGCTCAAGCAGTCCTGGCAGAAGTTCTGCACCCAGTCCAAGCAGCGCATCCAGGGCCTGCGCGCCTACAAGGAGCGCAAGGCAGCCAAGCAGCTCGGATTCATCATCGCCACCTTCATGGTGTGCTGGATACCCTACTTCGTCACCTTCATGGTGATGGCCTTCTGCAGGACCTGCGTCCACCACGACCTTCACATGTTCACCATCTGGCTGGGCTATTTCAACTCCACCTTGAACCCGTTCATTTACCCGTTGTGCAATGACAACTTCAAGCGGGTTTTCAAAAGCATCCTGCACATTCAGTGA